The following proteins are co-located in the Deinococcus metallilatus genome:
- a CDS encoding YifB family Mg chelatase-like AAA ATPase, with the protein MLARARSVALIGVDAVPVEVEVDVSPGLPAFTVVGLPDQAVSEARERVRAAVRNAGLPFPAARITVNLAPADLRKEGPLYDLPIALGLLAAQELLPAAALADVVSAGELALDGTLRPIAGAVNLALLAAQEGRPALLPHGNAPEAALIDGVTVYGARTLLDAVRHLSGQAPLAQTPPPEPDPGAPAPLDLADLKGQTAAKRALEIAVAGGHNLLLIGSPGSGKTMLAQRAPGLLPPLTRGEALEVTRIHSAAGLLAARGGLVGQAPYRAPHHTVSDAGLIGGGSVPKPGEVSLAHRGVLFLDEFPEFSRKALETLRQPLEDGAVTISRARATVSYPARFQLIGAMNPCPCGHHGDPEKACTCTPTERTRYAARLSGPLLDRIDLIVRVPRLTVDELTRAPDTEGSAQVRERVGRARDTMLARQGTRNSDLAGQNLRHHAPLAPGPDAFIRAAARQLNLTGRGFDRVLRVARTVADLAGSADIREAHLAEAVTYRPRDLG; encoded by the coding sequence ATGCTGGCCCGTGCCCGCAGCGTGGCCCTGATCGGCGTGGACGCCGTGCCGGTCGAGGTGGAGGTGGATGTCAGCCCTGGCCTCCCGGCCTTTACGGTGGTGGGCCTGCCCGATCAGGCCGTCAGCGAGGCCCGCGAGCGGGTACGCGCCGCCGTCCGCAACGCGGGCCTGCCCTTTCCCGCCGCGCGCATCACCGTGAACCTCGCCCCCGCCGATCTCCGCAAGGAGGGGCCGCTGTACGACCTGCCCATCGCGCTGGGATTGCTGGCCGCGCAGGAGCTGCTGCCCGCCGCCGCCCTGGCGGACGTGGTGAGTGCCGGGGAACTCGCCCTAGACGGGACCCTGCGGCCCATCGCCGGGGCGGTGAACCTCGCGCTGCTGGCCGCGCAGGAGGGGCGGCCCGCCCTGCTGCCCCACGGCAACGCCCCCGAGGCGGCTCTGATCGACGGCGTGACCGTGTACGGCGCACGAACCCTGCTGGACGCCGTGCGTCACCTGAGCGGGCAGGCCCCCCTCGCCCAGACCCCGCCGCCCGAGCCGGACCCCGGCGCCCCGGCCCCCCTCGACCTTGCGGACCTGAAGGGGCAGACGGCGGCCAAGCGCGCGCTGGAGATCGCCGTGGCGGGCGGGCACAACCTGCTGCTGATCGGCTCGCCCGGCAGCGGCAAGACCATGCTGGCCCAGCGGGCGCCCGGTCTGCTGCCACCCCTCACGCGCGGGGAGGCGCTGGAGGTCACGCGCATTCATTCGGCCGCCGGGCTGCTCGCGGCGCGCGGCGGGCTGGTCGGGCAGGCCCCCTACCGCGCGCCGCACCACACCGTCAGCGACGCGGGCCTGATCGGCGGCGGCAGCGTTCCGAAGCCCGGCGAGGTGTCCCTCGCGCACCGGGGCGTCCTCTTTCTCGACGAGTTCCCGGAGTTCTCGCGCAAGGCGCTGGAAACCCTCCGGCAACCGCTGGAGGACGGGGCAGTGACCATCAGCCGCGCCCGCGCCACCGTCAGCTATCCGGCCCGCTTTCAGCTCATTGGCGCCATGAACCCCTGTCCCTGCGGGCACCACGGCGACCCGGAAAAAGCCTGCACCTGCACGCCCACCGAACGCACCCGCTACGCCGCGCGCCTGAGTGGCCCGCTGCTCGACCGCATCGACCTGATCGTCCGCGTTCCCCGCCTGACGGTCGACGAGCTGACCCGCGCGCCCGACACCGAGGGCAGCGCCCAGGTCCGTGAGCGGGTCGGGCGTGCCCGCGACACCATGCTGGCGCGGCAGGGCACCCGCAACAGCGACCTGGCCGGGCAGAACCTCCGCCACCATGCCCCGCTGGCTCCCGGCCCGGACGCCTTCATCCGCGCCGCCGCCCGGCAACTGAACCTCACCGGGCGCGGCTTTGACCGGGTGCTGCGGGTGGCACGCACCGTCGCGGACCTGGCGGGCAGCGCCGACATCCGCGAGGCCCATCTGGCCGAGGCCGTCACATACCGCCCGCGCGACCTGGGGTAA